One stretch of Candidatus Nitrosotenuis cloacae DNA includes these proteins:
- the hisB gene encoding imidazoleglycerol-phosphate dehydratase HisB — MVARTSKLKRETKETSITVQVNLDGSGKTSTNTGIDFFDHLITSFGKHAMLDIVVKAKSNDGITHHLIEDTGIAIGNAIDKALGNRTGIVRFNYSSVPMDESLAESSVDLVRRPYGKINLSIKRAQIEGMSKEDIEHFFASLVQNLNSCIHINVRYGENDHHKIEAAIKSLAVALRMAASVDKKQKGIPSTKGSM, encoded by the coding sequence ATTGTGGCTCGAACAAGTAAACTCAAACGTGAAACAAAAGAAACATCGATTACTGTCCAAGTAAATCTTGATGGAAGTGGAAAGACATCAACTAATACTGGAATTGATTTTTTTGATCACCTAATCACATCATTTGGGAAACATGCAATGCTCGATATTGTGGTCAAGGCAAAATCAAATGATGGAATTACGCACCATCTGATTGAAGATACTGGAATTGCAATAGGTAACGCAATTGATAAGGCATTGGGAAACAGAACTGGAATTGTACGATTCAACTATTCATCAGTACCAATGGATGAGTCTCTTGCAGAATCCTCAGTTGATCTAGTTCGACGTCCGTACGGCAAGATCAATTTGTCCATCAAGCGCGCCCAAATAGAAGGAATGTCAAAAGAAGACATTGAGCACTTTTTCGCATCTCTTGTTCAGAACCTGAATAGTTGCATTCACATAAACGTAAGATATGGAGAAAATGATCATCACAAAATTGAGGCTGCGATCAAATCCTTAGCTGTAGCACTAAGAATGGCAGCAAGTGTGGACAAAAAACAAAAAGGAATTCCGAGCACAAAAGGTTCAATGTAA
- a CDS encoding HAD family hydrolase → MTYLSKGKGILIKKNTINLIDKTDGIVFDCDGVLIDVSKSYDLAIKQTTKFVLKQFVNLNSIPITPTIISGFKATGGFNDEVDVTYASIVSLVAADLLGINPQKFINVVINNANSTGIVSIEKFLDTLSVDLTEIRKKLDYPGPHATNPLYKIFDQMFYGAKLYKKIFNKQSAFSQRGLIENDIVIVSKKLLERLNAKFQNKIAIVTGRGKQSTMYSLNQLFDRFNVAASVFLEDKPRRLAKPNPKSLIMSINSMNSKCVVYVGDSMEDLLMAKKTKNFGKKTIFCGIYGTAANPIEKKKLFEKNKADLILESINLLPKALNLAN, encoded by the coding sequence ATGACTTATCTGAGCAAAGGAAAAGGAATCCTGATCAAAAAAAATACCATCAATCTAATTGATAAAACAGATGGAATAGTTTTTGATTGTGATGGAGTTCTAATTGATGTATCAAAATCATATGATCTGGCAATAAAACAAACAACAAAATTTGTGTTAAAACAATTTGTAAATCTTAATTCAATTCCAATTACTCCTACAATAATCAGTGGTTTCAAAGCAACCGGAGGATTCAATGATGAAGTGGATGTAACCTATGCATCAATTGTCTCACTTGTTGCTGCAGATCTGCTTGGAATAAATCCACAAAAATTCATCAATGTTGTGATTAACAATGCAAATAGTACTGGAATAGTATCCATTGAAAAATTCCTCGATACGTTAAGTGTTGATCTCACAGAAATAAGAAAAAAATTAGATTATCCTGGACCACACGCTACCAATCCATTATACAAAATTTTTGATCAGATGTTTTATGGTGCTAAATTATACAAGAAAATATTCAACAAGCAATCTGCATTCTCTCAAAGAGGTCTGATCGAAAATGACATTGTTATTGTATCAAAGAAGCTATTGGAAAGGCTAAATGCTAAATTTCAAAACAAAATAGCAATTGTAACAGGAAGAGGAAAACAGTCAACAATGTATTCACTGAATCAATTGTTTGATCGATTCAATGTTGCTGCCTCGGTGTTTCTTGAAGACAAACCAAGAAGATTAGCAAAACCAAACCCAAAATCACTAATTATGTCAATTAACAGCATGAATTCAAAATGTGTTGTCTATGTTGGTGATTCTATGGAGGATTTACTCATGGCAAAAAAGACAAAAAACTTTGGTAAAAAAACGATTTTTTGTGGGATTTATGGTACTGCTGCAAACCCAATTGAAAAAAAGAAACTCTTTGAAAAAAACAAAGCGGACTTGATACTTGAATCGATTAATTTGCTTCCAAAGGCATTAAATTTAGCAAACTAG
- the hisC gene encoding histidinol-phosphate transaminase yields the protein MTKKQFISILDNLSKLQGYQKPEYYEDVIKLDSNENFVINKQLQQDLISEAQKSSDVREYPLGKSDKLIEALANYIGLPKQMIGIGNGSDQILDIILANFASKKTKILTSNPTFGFFEERCKLYQIPTIKIPFTKDMTLGLDNFLSKFKQADILYLDSPNNPTGFQFKKEEIAQLIKKFDGLVIVDEAYGEFSDYSVSSLVKKYENLIVVRTLSKSFGLAGLRLGYVLSNKKFIDVFSRVLQYPYPLNTLAIEAGFLALQKIRQISETIKIIKDERTRIIKKLRESGAFDVFDSKANFVLFDARGADKRIYTALLEQGISIRKLGKIGKHDGCLRVTIGTKEMNSKFLLAIRDLLK from the coding sequence ATGACAAAAAAACAATTTATCTCAATACTGGATAATCTCTCAAAACTACAAGGATATCAAAAGCCTGAATATTACGAAGATGTGATAAAGCTTGATTCTAATGAAAATTTTGTCATCAACAAACAACTACAACAAGATCTTATCAGTGAGGCACAAAAAAGCTCTGATGTCCGTGAATACCCACTAGGAAAATCCGATAAATTAATTGAGGCACTTGCAAACTATATTGGTTTACCAAAACAAATGATTGGGATTGGTAATGGCTCTGATCAAATCCTTGACATAATCCTTGCAAATTTTGCATCAAAGAAAACCAAAATACTCACATCAAATCCGACATTTGGTTTCTTTGAGGAACGGTGCAAGTTATATCAAATCCCAACAATAAAGATACCCTTTACAAAAGACATGACGCTTGGTCTAGATAATTTTCTTTCTAAATTCAAGCAGGCGGACATTCTTTACTTGGATTCCCCAAACAATCCAACAGGGTTCCAATTTAAAAAAGAAGAAATTGCTCAGTTAATAAAAAAGTTTGATGGACTCGTAATTGTCGATGAGGCATATGGAGAATTTTCTGATTATTCTGTGAGTAGTTTAGTAAAAAAATATGAAAACCTAATCGTGGTTAGAACACTTTCAAAATCCTTCGGATTGGCGGGACTACGACTTGGATACGTTCTATCAAACAAGAAATTCATTGATGTTTTCTCTAGAGTACTCCAATATCCATATCCGCTGAATACATTAGCAATTGAGGCTGGATTTCTGGCACTTCAAAAAATCAGACAAATCTCCGAAACAATCAAGATCATCAAAGACGAGCGTACTAGAATAATCAAAAAATTGCGTGAAAGTGGGGCATTTGATGTCTTTGACTCTAAGGCAAACTTTGTATTATTTGACGCACGTGGAGCAGACAAACGAATCTATACTGCACTCTTGGAGCAAGGAATCTCTATTCGTAAGCTAGGAAAGATTGGCAAACATGATGGATGTCTCAGGGTGACCATAGGGACAAAAGAGATGAATTCCAAATTCCTGCTTGCAATACGTGATCTTTTAAAATGA
- the hisD gene encoding histidinol dehydrogenase: protein MKIISIKKAFSITKVEKNNSTKLVQEIINQVNLHGDSALTKFEKKFNGVDIKNLQVTKKEISEAYKFVSKDQINAITMTKDKLVKTETALKKQLKQIKITESGTKITKLFVPLSSAGCYVPGGLARYPSSAIMSIVPAKIAGVEKIVMVTPPNKQGKIDPMVLVAADICGADLIFKVGGAHAIAALAYGTKIVPQVDKIVGPGGSFVTMAKYLVSDVVSIDMLAGPTELVILADDSANPKLVALDLISQAEHSSDTRCCLITTSQNLANKVASEITKIISSISRKEIVQSSLQKNGFIAVGSVSDAILLANKVAPEHIQIITKNPNNIAKQIKTAGLILIGQDTPSSASDYLLGTNHILPTNGFGRARGSLSVLDFLKIQTSVETTKLALKQINKHLKVLTESEDLPNHYDAVRGRL, encoded by the coding sequence ATGAAAATAATTTCAATCAAAAAAGCATTCTCTATAACAAAAGTTGAGAAAAATAACAGCACAAAGTTAGTCCAAGAAATTATTAATCAAGTTAATCTGCATGGGGATTCTGCTCTCACAAAATTTGAGAAAAAATTCAACGGTGTTGATATAAAAAATCTTCAGGTAACAAAAAAAGAAATATCTGAGGCCTACAAATTTGTCTCAAAAGACCAAATCAATGCTATCACTATGACAAAAGACAAATTGGTAAAAACTGAAACAGCACTAAAAAAACAACTAAAACAAATCAAAATAACTGAATCTGGCACAAAAATCACAAAATTGTTTGTGCCTTTGAGCAGTGCGGGCTGTTATGTTCCTGGAGGCCTTGCTAGATATCCAAGCTCTGCAATAATGTCTATTGTACCTGCAAAGATAGCCGGCGTAGAAAAAATTGTCATGGTTACACCACCAAACAAACAAGGAAAAATTGATCCAATGGTTCTGGTTGCGGCAGATATTTGCGGTGCTGATCTGATATTCAAAGTGGGCGGAGCGCACGCAATTGCAGCCCTTGCATATGGCACCAAAATCGTTCCACAAGTAGACAAGATTGTAGGACCCGGAGGCTCGTTTGTAACTATGGCAAAATATCTTGTGTCTGATGTGGTTTCAATTGATATGCTTGCAGGTCCAACAGAATTAGTGATACTTGCAGATGACTCGGCAAATCCAAAACTAGTGGCATTGGATTTGATCTCTCAAGCAGAACACAGCTCTGATACTAGGTGTTGTCTAATAACCACATCACAAAATCTGGCAAACAAAGTAGCATCAGAAATAACAAAAATAATTTCATCCATATCAAGAAAAGAAATAGTACAATCTAGCTTGCAAAAAAATGGATTTATTGCAGTAGGGAGTGTTTCTGATGCAATACTGCTTGCAAACAAAGTTGCACCTGAGCACATCCAAATAATCACAAAAAACCCAAACAATATTGCAAAACAAATCAAAACTGCAGGTCTAATACTAATCGGACAAGACACTCCGTCTTCTGCAAGTGATTATCTGCTTGGAACAAATCATATTCTCCCAACCAATGGATTTGGTAGAGCACGTGGATCATTATCTGTGCTTGATTTTCTAAAGATACAGACAAGTGTAGAGACAACTAAATTGGCACTTAAACAAATCAACAAGCACCTAAAAGTTCTAACAGAATCAGAAGATCTGCCAAATCACTATGATGCAGTACGGGGGAGATTATGA
- the hisG gene encoding ATP phosphoribosyltransferase, with protein sequence MSGVKFAIPKGSLEEAVFALMEKSWTKVYRKSRTYRVTLDDPQITVKMLRPQEIPTFVSDGLYDVGITGKDWISETKSDVEPLLDLEIGKIKLVIAIPDIYRYKSLDEMIASYAKQKKILRISSEYLTTASKYIKQQKSYKKLYGNKDPQIVTPWMRIGTNKGVQIHLSFGATEAKPPDAVDAIMDVTETGTTLEQNQLKITEIVMQSSAHLIANKASLRDKAKREKIYDILTMMRGAVQGRKYLHIYLNVEEKNISKLLTSLPSLKKPTISPLSEKGWYGINTVIPKSEFHKMIPKLRKIAQGLVVHEPRQILELEEIKRDEEN encoded by the coding sequence ATGAGTGGGGTAAAATTTGCAATCCCAAAGGGAAGTCTTGAAGAGGCAGTTTTTGCTCTAATGGAAAAGTCTTGGACCAAAGTTTACCGAAAAAGCCGTACCTACAGAGTTACCTTGGATGATCCACAAATCACAGTAAAAATGCTAAGACCGCAGGAGATTCCTACATTTGTTTCAGATGGCCTTTATGATGTTGGAATAACTGGCAAGGACTGGATATCCGAAACAAAATCTGACGTAGAACCGTTATTGGATCTGGAAATTGGCAAAATAAAACTAGTAATTGCAATTCCAGATATCTATCGATACAAATCCTTAGATGAAATGATTGCGTCATATGCAAAACAAAAAAAGATACTAAGAATTTCTTCAGAATATCTTACAACTGCATCCAAATACATCAAACAACAAAAATCATACAAAAAACTCTATGGAAACAAAGATCCACAAATTGTCACACCGTGGATGCGCATTGGAACAAACAAGGGAGTTCAGATCCACCTATCATTTGGAGCAACTGAAGCAAAACCGCCAGATGCAGTAGATGCAATAATGGATGTCACGGAGACAGGAACCACACTGGAGCAAAACCAGCTCAAGATAACAGAAATTGTTATGCAATCAAGTGCACACTTGATTGCAAACAAGGCATCACTGCGTGACAAAGCAAAACGAGAAAAAATTTACGATATTCTGACTATGATGCGCGGGGCAGTACAAGGAAGAAAATATCTGCACATCTATCTTAATGTGGAGGAAAAAAACATCTCAAAACTACTCACTAGTTTGCCGTCGTTGAAAAAGCCAACAATTAGTCCACTAAGTGAAAAAGGCTGGTATGGTATAAACACTGTTATTCCAAAATCTGAATTCCACAAGATGATTCCAAAGCTTCGTAAAATAGCTCAAGGATTAGTAGTGCACGAGCCACGACAGATATTGGAACTTGAGGAGATAAAACGTGATGAAGAAAATTGA
- a CDS encoding hydroxymethylglutaryl-CoA reductase, degradative codes for MDSTFSRFFEKNRNERLDIVSKFANLTKEERKMLESSGGIGFDQADKMVENAIGTFSFPLGVATNFVVNKKEYLVPMVIEEPSVIAAASKAAKIAKIHGGFIMYNDESYSIGQIQLLNVDVTEATSKILQHSDEILDLANSKSMTLSKIGKGAKEVSCKEITTDSGPMLIIELLIDVGDAMGANVTNTMCEGVAPLIEKISGGKTLLKILSNYSTRRLVGGTAVFDKQELGGGDIVDNIVLAYQFADNDEYRAVTHNKGIMNGIIAVANATGQDTRAIEAAAHAYAAKTGRYRSLTQWSKDSDGNLIGKIKVPLSVGIVGGIINVHPTAKICTKILQIQSASELACVIVAVGLAQNLSAIRALASEGIQKGHMKLHARNIASAAGAKPDQIDEIAEKMTHEGKISINRAKELLEK; via the coding sequence TTGGACTCGACATTTTCGCGCTTTTTTGAAAAAAACAGAAATGAACGACTGGATATAGTGTCAAAATTTGCAAATCTTACCAAAGAGGAAAGAAAAATGCTCGAATCCTCTGGAGGGATTGGCTTTGATCAGGCAGATAAAATGGTTGAAAATGCAATTGGCACATTTTCATTTCCACTTGGTGTGGCTACTAATTTTGTTGTAAATAAAAAAGAGTACCTAGTACCAATGGTCATTGAAGAACCGTCGGTGATAGCTGCTGCCTCCAAAGCAGCAAAAATAGCGAAAATTCATGGCGGATTCATAATGTACAATGATGAATCCTACAGTATTGGACAAATCCAATTACTAAATGTGGATGTGACGGAAGCCACCTCCAAGATCTTGCAACATTCTGATGAAATACTTGATTTAGCAAACTCCAAAAGCATGACTCTGTCCAAAATTGGAAAAGGTGCCAAAGAAGTCTCCTGCAAAGAAATAACAACTGATTCCGGCCCTATGCTGATAATTGAGCTCTTAATTGATGTTGGTGATGCTATGGGTGCTAATGTGACAAATACCATGTGTGAAGGTGTGGCACCTCTAATTGAAAAAATATCTGGCGGGAAAACACTACTAAAAATTCTATCAAACTACTCAACGCGACGCCTTGTTGGTGGTACTGCTGTATTTGATAAACAAGAACTTGGCGGTGGTGATATAGTTGACAATATTGTTCTGGCATACCAATTTGCAGACAATGATGAATATCGAGCAGTCACTCATAACAAGGGAATAATGAATGGAATAATTGCAGTTGCAAATGCAACCGGACAAGACACAAGAGCAATAGAGGCAGCAGCTCATGCGTATGCTGCAAAAACAGGAAGATATCGTTCCCTTACACAATGGAGCAAAGATTCTGATGGAAACCTGATTGGCAAAATTAAAGTGCCATTATCTGTTGGAATTGTAGGTGGAATAATCAACGTACACCCAACAGCAAAGATTTGCACCAAAATACTTCAAATACAGTCTGCAAGCGAGCTAGCATGCGTGATCGTGGCTGTAGGTCTTGCCCAAAATCTTAGCGCAATAAGGGCCTTGGCCTCAGAGGGAATCCAAAAGGGACACATGAAATTACACGCAAGAAACATAGCGTCTGCAGCAGGCGCAAAACCTGATCAAATTGATGAAATTGCAGAGAAGATGACTCATGAAGGCAAGATTTCAATCAATCGAGCAAAGGAACTATTAGAAAAATAA
- a CDS encoding PQQ-dependent sugar dehydrogenase, translated as MNKKLRIAGIIAALAASAIILTSPSQSPPLPPPSQSQDESIQVLATGLKKPWAIAFSDDQIFVTEKGGNIRVIQSEVLLDEPLATIRAAKIHGGGLLGIATHPDFMNNRFLYVYYTYSENDVLWNKVLRITESNNKIQDTFTIIDKIPASQFYNGGVIKFGPDGKLYVATGLSEEFSHESQNPESLEGKILRLNDDGTIPNDNPFTNSPVLSFGHRDIQGMTWDKNGNLFASETGPTKNDEINLIRPGQNYGWPEQECGGNKKFVDPIMCYDPSIEPGGIVSYNGDDLEYEDRLIMATLRGSNLYNLEINEKELESQKSILSGLGRIRDVMQGPDGYLYVITSNTDGKGFPDKTDDKLLRILK; from the coding sequence GTGAACAAAAAACTCCGAATTGCAGGAATCATAGCGGCGCTTGCTGCATCGGCAATTATTCTTACCTCACCATCACAATCTCCACCGTTACCTCCGCCGTCACAATCACAAGATGAATCAATCCAAGTCTTGGCAACTGGACTCAAAAAACCTTGGGCCATTGCATTCTCAGATGATCAAATCTTTGTCACCGAAAAAGGTGGCAATATCAGAGTAATCCAATCTGAAGTATTACTTGATGAGCCATTAGCTACTATCCGAGCTGCCAAAATACACGGAGGTGGATTACTTGGAATTGCAACACATCCAGATTTTATGAATAATCGATTTTTGTATGTATATTACACCTATTCTGAGAATGATGTTCTCTGGAACAAAGTATTGCGTATTACAGAATCTAATAATAAAATACAAGACACATTCACAATAATTGACAAAATTCCAGCATCACAATTTTACAATGGAGGGGTGATCAAGTTTGGACCTGACGGCAAACTGTATGTAGCAACAGGCCTATCAGAAGAGTTCTCACATGAGTCACAAAACCCAGAATCACTTGAAGGGAAAATACTCAGACTAAACGATGATGGAACAATTCCTAATGACAACCCATTTACTAATTCTCCAGTATTGTCTTTTGGTCATAGGGACATACAAGGCATGACGTGGGACAAAAATGGCAATCTATTTGCATCCGAAACCGGACCTACAAAAAACGACGAGATTAATCTAATTAGGCCAGGCCAAAACTATGGATGGCCGGAGCAGGAATGTGGCGGAAATAAAAAATTTGTGGATCCGATCATGTGTTATGATCCAAGCATTGAGCCTGGCGGAATTGTATCATACAATGGTGATGATCTGGAATATGAAGATCGACTGATAATGGCTACTCTGCGCGGTTCTAATCTGTACAATCTAGAGATTAACGAAAAGGAGCTGGAATCACAAAAAAGCATATTGAGTGGGCTGGGAAGAATAAGAGATGTAATGCAAGGGCCGGATGGTTATCTTTATGTTATTACTTCAAACACCGATGGAAAGGGATTTCCTGACAAAACCGACGATAAGCTATTGAGAATCTTGAAATAA